The proteins below are encoded in one region of Festucalex cinctus isolate MCC-2025b chromosome 2, RoL_Fcin_1.0, whole genome shotgun sequence:
- the plagl2 gene encoding zinc finger protein PLAGL2, with amino-acid sequence MAAAAADASHRITALTPEEEGRRTAVKLFGSAGPLPRTEREREEEEEEEEVGRGDECLVCGALFASQEKLRLHALSHAGEKPFHCSQPHCPKAFSSKYKLFRHMATHSPQKTHQCSFCEKMFHRKDHLKNHLQTHDPNKEAFKCEECGKPYNTKLGYKRHVAMHSATAGDLTCKVCLQRYESTPVLLEHLKSHSGKSSGGAKEKKHPCDHCDRRFYTRKDVRRHMVVHTGRKDFLCQYCAQRFGRKDHLTRHVKKSHSQELLKIKTEPPDMLGLLASGSPPCSVKEELSPMMCSVAPNKDPMMGKPFPSPFPMGVYNPHHLQAMSNSGVSHPHAPLMSPPLSVGMGCHMESTGSLHPHSHHHHHHHHHHHHHHSPPAPPPHHQPSVPQQQHHSQQAPKYQLGSTSYLLDKPLKVEMESFLMDLQSGLPGPLASAEPHAAVSPTKDGLEPPAGLAEELCGDPLLSKSPAVIAESLSAANMDFSHLLGFLPLNLPPYSAPMSTGGLVMGYTSSSAAASSSPSSSSLHAAEPHAAAAAAAAAAAMAPLTSLQPQPQEHQSSSGGLGLGPLHPLPPVFSSSLSTTTLPRFHQAFQ; translated from the exons ATGGCAGCTGCTGCCGCCGATGCCTCACACCGTATTACCGCACTGACGCCGGAGGAAGAGGGACGACGGACCGCCGTCAAGTTGTTTGGGAGCGCCGGCCCGCTGCCACGcacagagcgagagagagaagaagaagaagaagaagaggaggtggGGAGAGGGGACGAGTGTTTGGTGTGCGGGGCTCTGTTCGCCTCTCAGGAGAAGCTCCGGCTCCACGCCTTGAGTCACGCGGGAGAGAAACCCTTCCACTGCTCACAGCCACACTGCCCCAAGGCCTTCAGCTCCAAATACAAACTCTTCAG GCATATGGCCACACACTCACCACAGAAGACCCACCAGTGCTCATTCTGTGAAAAAATGTTCCACCGGAAAGACCACCTGAAGAACCACCTACAGACCCATGACCCCAACAAGGAGGCCTTCAAGTGCGAGGAGTGCGGCAAGCCCTACAACACCAAGCTGGGCTACAAGCGCCACGTGGCCATGCACTCGGCCACGGCGGGGGACCTCACCTGTAAAGTTTGCCTGCAGAGGTACGAGAGCACGCCCGTCCTGCTGGAGCACCTCAAGAGCCACTCGGGGAAATCTTCCGGCGGGGCCAAGGAGAAGAAGCACCCGTGCGATCACTGCGATCGCCGATTCTACACGCGCAAGGACGTCCGGCGGCACATGGTGGTGCACACGGGCCGAAAAGACTTCCTGTGCCAGTACTGCGCCCAGCGCTTCGGCAGGAAGGACCACCTGACGCGGCACGTGAAGAAGAGCCACTCGCAGGAGCTGTTAAAGATCAAGACTGAGCCTCCGGATATGCTGGGCCTCCTCGCCTCGGGGTCGCCTCCTTGCTCCGTGAAGGAGGAGCTCAGTCCCATGATGTGCAGCGTGGCTCCTAATAAGGACCCCATGATGGGCAAGCCCTTCCCAAGCCCCTTTCCCATGGGCGTGTACAACCCCCACCACCTGCAGGCCATGTCAAACTCTGGGGTGAGCCACCCACACGCCCCCCTCATGTCCCCGCCCTTATCTGTGGGTATGGGCTGCCACATGGAGTCCACTGGATCCCTGCACCCGCACtcccatcaccaccaccaccatcaccaccaccaccatcaccaccattCCCCTCCGGCGCCACCGCCCCACCACCAGCCCTCGGTCCCCCAGCAGCAGCACCATTCCCAGCAAGCCCCCAAATACCAGCTGGGATCTACCTCATACCTGCTGGACAAACCCTTGAAGGTGGAGATGGAGAGCTTCCTCATGGATCTGCAGAGTGGCTTGCCAGGCCCGCTAGCCTCCGCGGAGCCCCACGCTGCTGTTTCCCCCACCAAGGATGGACTGGAGCCTCCCGCCGGCCTGGCGGAGGAACTGTGCGGGGATCCCCTGCTGTCCAAGAGCCCCGCGGTGATCGCCGAGTCTCTCTCTGCTGCTAACATGGACTTCTCCCACTTGCTGGGCTTCCTCCCGCTCAACCTCCCTCCCTACAGCGCCCCCATGAGCACGGGAGGACTGGTGATGGGCTACACTTCGTCGTCTGCGGCCGCCTCGtcttccccctcctcctcatctCTGCACGCTGCCGAGCCTCACGCCGcagcagccgccgccgccgcagcagcCGCCATGGCGCCTCTTACCTCTTTGCAACCACAACCTCAGGAGCATCAGAGCTCCAGCGGGGGTCTGGGACTTGGACCCCTGCACCCACTTCCACCAGTATTCAGCTCCAGCCTTAGTACCACCACACTGCCTCGCTTCCACCAGGCCTTTCAGTGA